From Sphingobium sp. EP60837, a single genomic window includes:
- a CDS encoding type II toxin-antitoxin system VapC family toxin yields the protein MYLLDTNILSDLVRHPQGVIGAHIAQGTTETIVTSIIVASELRFGAERRGSERLTAQLEGILKRLPVLPLEDDADRHYGALRAELERQGKPIGGNDMFIAAHALALDATLVTDNAREFERVPGLRVKNWLR from the coding sequence ATGTACCTTCTCGACACCAACATTCTTTCGGATCTGGTCCGGCATCCGCAGGGTGTAATTGGCGCGCATATCGCGCAGGGGACGACCGAGACCATTGTCACGAGCATCATTGTCGCCAGCGAACTGCGGTTCGGGGCGGAGCGTAGGGGATCAGAGCGGTTGACGGCGCAACTGGAAGGGATTCTCAAACGTCTGCCTGTGCTGCCGCTCGAGGACGACGCGGATCGCCACTATGGTGCTCTTCGTGCGGAGCTGGAACGTCAAGGCAAACCGATCGGCGGAAACGACATGTTCATTGCCGCTCATGCCCTGGCACTCGACGCTACGCTCGTGACGGACAATGCCCGGGAGTTTGAGCGGGTGCCGGGATTGCGGGTCAAGAACTGGCTTCGATAA
- a CDS encoding antitoxin, producing the protein MNAERHVKLFKNGRSQAVRIPREFELPGEDAIMRKEGGRLIIEPAPALSLADYLATLDDIEEDFGPIDDLPADAVEF; encoded by the coding sequence ATGAACGCTGAACGCCACGTCAAACTGTTCAAAAATGGTCGCAGTCAGGCCGTCCGTATCCCGCGCGAGTTCGAGTTGCCGGGGGAAGATGCCATTATGCGCAAGGAAGGGGGCCGGCTCATCATCGAACCCGCGCCTGCCCTGTCGCTGGCCGACTATCTGGCTACACTCGACGACATCGAGGAAGATTTTGGTCCGATCGACGATCTTCCCGCGGATGCCGTGGAATTCTGA
- a CDS encoding DUF6771 family protein, with protein sequence MDENTTDMILRVIERAPQWVRHELEAKDPSARRRAEETLAAMIADALANGAGTQPLD encoded by the coding sequence ATGGACGAGAATACCACCGACATGATTCTGCGAGTGATAGAACGCGCGCCACAATGGGTCCGGCATGAATTAGAGGCCAAGGACCCCAGCGCACGCAGGCGCGCCGAAGAAACCTTGGCGGCCATGATTGCTGATGCGCTCGCGAATGGAGCGGGCACGCAGCCTTTGGATTGA